In the Agrococcus sp. Marseille-Q4369 genome, one interval contains:
- the trpC gene encoding indole-3-glycerol phosphate synthase TrpC → MLDALTAGALEDAARRRDQLPADRLEAIALQSRTPLAAASILSTPKADSPGPHIIAEVKRASPSKGPLADIPEPAALASSYAAGGASAISVLTEERRFLGSLDDLRAVREAVSVPVLRKDFIADEYQLLEARAFGADIALLIVAALEPARLVQLHRFATGLGLSVLVEVHDEREIDAALEADARILGVNTRDLKTFTMHPERFAELRERIPAGTVAVAESGVRSAADVARYRQDGADAVLVGEALVTDGDPASRVREFGRAA, encoded by the coding sequence GTGCTCGACGCGCTCACCGCGGGCGCGCTCGAGGATGCTGCCCGGCGGCGCGATCAGCTGCCGGCCGATCGCCTGGAGGCGATCGCGCTGCAGTCGCGCACGCCCCTCGCCGCCGCATCCATCCTCAGCACGCCGAAGGCCGACTCGCCCGGGCCGCACATCATCGCCGAGGTGAAGCGCGCGAGCCCGTCGAAGGGGCCGCTCGCCGACATCCCCGAGCCCGCCGCCCTCGCTTCGAGCTACGCGGCCGGCGGGGCGAGCGCGATCAGCGTGCTCACCGAGGAGCGGCGCTTCCTCGGCAGCCTCGACGACCTGCGTGCGGTGCGCGAGGCCGTCTCGGTGCCCGTGCTGCGCAAGGACTTCATCGCCGACGAGTACCAGCTGCTCGAGGCGCGGGCGTTCGGCGCCGACATCGCGCTGCTCATCGTCGCCGCGCTCGAGCCCGCGCGGCTCGTGCAGCTGCACCGCTTCGCCACGGGGCTCGGGCTCTCGGTGCTCGTCGAGGTGCACGACGAGCGCGAGATCGACGCCGCCCTCGAGGCCGACGCGCGCATCCTCGGGGTCAACACGCGCGACCTCAAGACGTTCACGATGCACCCCGAGCGCTTCGCCGAGCTGCGCGAGCGCATCCCGGCCGGCACCGTCGCGGTCGCCGAGTCGGGCGTGCGCTCGGCCGCCGACGTCGCGCGCTACCGGCAGGACGGCGCGGATGCCGTGCTCGTCGGCGAGGCGCTCGTCACCGACGGCGACCCCGCGTCGCGCGTCCGAGAGTTCGGGAGGGCCGCATGA
- a CDS encoding DUF6704 family protein, whose amino-acid sequence MAEYEASFVDPGHGNSRAAWTSVIVMILAFTLGTLFFFLDMPALVWASAGLLVIGILLWPILAKAGFGAKDH is encoded by the coding sequence ATCGCGGAGTACGAGGCGTCGTTCGTCGACCCCGGCCACGGCAACTCGCGAGCCGCGTGGACGAGCGTCATCGTCATGATCCTCGCGTTCACGCTCGGCACGCTCTTCTTCTTCCTCGACATGCCCGCGCTCGTGTGGGCGAGCGCCGGCCTGCTCGTCATCGGCATCCTCCTCTGGCCCATCCTCGCGAAGGCCGGCTTCGGGGCGAAGGACCACTGA
- the lgt gene encoding prolipoprotein diacylglyceryl transferase: MVGPSWGIQTYALCILAGIVVAAVLTGWRLHQRGVEAGYVIDVAVWAVLLGIVAARAFHVITHPDDYFGPGRDPLSALYIWEGGIAIFGALIGGAIGVWIGCRQTGLRFSTFADALAPGLLLAQAFGRLGNWFNHELFGQPTSLPWGLEIEATNPAYPVGLPEGVLFHPTFAYEIVWNVLGAALLLWLDRKRDIQWGRLIALYLIWYGVGRSVFETIRLDPSELFLGIRTNVWMAFLAIVVGVVVWVVQSRRHPGLEPSPWQPGREPGTDQVLDSDVYTETPESRTQDEAAPAAEPAAAHQ; this comes from the coding sequence ATGGTCGGCCCCTCGTGGGGGATCCAGACCTACGCGCTGTGCATCCTCGCCGGCATCGTCGTCGCCGCGGTGCTCACCGGCTGGCGCCTGCACCAGCGCGGCGTCGAGGCGGGCTACGTCATCGACGTCGCCGTCTGGGCCGTGCTGCTCGGCATCGTCGCCGCTCGCGCCTTCCACGTCATCACGCATCCCGACGACTACTTCGGCCCCGGCCGCGACCCGCTCTCGGCGCTCTACATCTGGGAGGGCGGCATCGCGATCTTCGGCGCCCTCATCGGCGGCGCGATCGGCGTGTGGATCGGCTGCCGCCAGACGGGCCTGCGCTTCTCGACGTTCGCCGACGCGCTCGCGCCCGGCCTGCTGCTCGCGCAGGCCTTCGGCCGGCTCGGCAACTGGTTCAACCACGAGCTCTTCGGCCAGCCGACGTCGCTGCCGTGGGGCCTGGAGATCGAGGCGACGAACCCCGCCTACCCCGTCGGGCTCCCCGAGGGCGTGCTCTTCCACCCGACCTTCGCGTACGAGATCGTCTGGAACGTGCTCGGCGCCGCGCTGCTGCTGTGGCTCGACCGCAAACGCGACATCCAGTGGGGCCGCCTCATCGCGCTCTACCTCATCTGGTACGGCGTCGGCCGCTCGGTCTTCGAGACGATCCGCCTCGACCCCTCCGAGCTCTTCCTCGGCATCCGCACGAACGTCTGGATGGCGTTCCTCGCGATCGTCGTCGGCGTCGTCGTGTGGGTGGTGCAGTCGCGCCGCCACCCGGGCCTCGAGCCGTCCCCGTGGCAGCCCGGGCGCGAGCCCGGCACCGATCAGGTGCTAGATTCTGACGTCTACACCGAGACCCCCGAGTCCCGCACCCAGGACGAGGCGGCCCCAGCCGCAGAACCCGCGGCAGCACACCAGTAG
- a CDS encoding Trp biosynthesis-associated membrane protein: MRRGRLVAVLALLAAGGLGLLAATQPWASASLVDGRELAVPGQDLAGGLSILSLAIVALALVLPISSLAWRFALGVLAVLLGALTAVHALASRAGIPAAVEALVADATGLAGTAQGAEIASLAEGPWPIVGAAAGLVAIAGGLVALVTARRWPERARRAERYERGTGLAWDVMDDGEDPTR, encoded by the coding sequence GTGAGGCGCGGCCGGCTCGTCGCGGTGCTCGCGCTGCTCGCGGCGGGCGGGCTCGGGCTGCTCGCCGCGACGCAGCCGTGGGCGAGCGCGTCGCTCGTGGACGGCCGCGAGCTCGCCGTCCCCGGCCAGGACCTCGCGGGCGGCCTCTCGATCCTCTCGCTCGCGATCGTCGCGCTCGCGCTCGTGCTGCCCATCTCGAGCCTCGCGTGGCGCTTCGCGCTCGGCGTGCTCGCCGTGCTGCTCGGCGCGCTGACCGCGGTGCACGCGCTCGCCTCGCGAGCCGGGATCCCGGCAGCGGTCGAGGCCCTCGTCGCCGACGCCACGGGCCTCGCCGGCACGGCGCAGGGCGCCGAGATCGCGAGCCTCGCCGAGGGTCCGTGGCCGATCGTCGGGGCCGCCGCCGGCCTCGTCGCGATCGCCGGCGGGCTCGTCGCGCTCGTGACCGCCCGCCGCTGGCCCGAGCGCGCGCGCCGCGCGGAGCGCTACGAGCGCGGCACGGGCCTCGCGTGGGACGTCATGGACGACGGCGAGGACCCGACTCGATAG
- the trpB gene encoding tryptophan synthase subunit beta — MTQHQTPLREQHGPWFGEFGGVFMPEPLMAAIDELAACYEECKRDPEFQAEFAALSRGYTGRPSMLTEAKRLSEIAGARILLKREDLNHTGSHKINNVLGQALVARRLGKSRLIAETGAGQHGVATATAAALFGMECVVYMGEVDTERQALNVARMRLLGAQVVPVKTGSRTLKDAINEGLRDWVANVDSTHYLMGTVAGPHPFPEMVRDFHRAIGEEAREQTIALTGALPDAVLACVGGGSNAMGIFHAFLDDPGVRLIGLEAAGDGAGTERHALSIERGAPGLLHGMRTYLLQDDDGQTLESHSISAGLDYPGVGPEHAWLHDLGRAEYQPVSDAEAMDAFLALTRAEGIIPAIESAHAIAGAMRLAKESPGSTLLVSLSGRGDKDVATAGRWFGLLDEDAGQA, encoded by the coding sequence ATGACCCAGCACCAGACCCCGCTGCGGGAGCAGCACGGGCCGTGGTTCGGCGAGTTCGGGGGCGTGTTCATGCCCGAGCCGCTCATGGCCGCGATCGACGAGCTCGCCGCGTGCTACGAGGAGTGCAAGCGCGACCCCGAGTTCCAGGCCGAGTTCGCCGCCCTCTCGCGCGGCTACACCGGGCGCCCCTCGATGCTGACCGAGGCGAAGCGGCTCTCCGAGATCGCCGGCGCGCGCATCCTGCTCAAGCGCGAGGACCTCAACCACACCGGCAGCCACAAGATCAACAACGTGCTCGGTCAGGCGCTCGTCGCCCGCCGGCTCGGCAAGTCGCGCCTCATCGCAGAGACGGGCGCGGGCCAGCACGGCGTCGCGACCGCGACCGCCGCTGCGCTATTCGGCATGGAGTGCGTCGTCTACATGGGCGAGGTCGACACCGAGCGGCAAGCGCTCAACGTCGCGCGCATGCGGCTGCTCGGCGCGCAGGTCGTGCCCGTCAAGACCGGCTCCCGCACGCTCAAGGACGCGATCAACGAGGGCCTGCGCGACTGGGTCGCGAACGTCGACTCGACGCACTACCTCATGGGCACCGTCGCCGGTCCCCACCCGTTCCCCGAGATGGTGCGCGACTTCCACCGCGCGATCGGCGAGGAGGCGCGCGAGCAGACGATCGCGCTCACCGGCGCACTGCCCGACGCCGTGCTCGCGTGCGTCGGGGGCGGTTCGAACGCGATGGGCATCTTCCACGCCTTCCTCGACGACCCGGGCGTGCGCCTCATCGGCCTCGAGGCCGCGGGCGACGGCGCGGGCACCGAGCGCCACGCGCTCTCGATCGAGCGCGGTGCGCCGGGCCTGCTGCACGGCATGCGCACCTACCTGCTGCAGGACGACGACGGCCAGACGCTCGAGTCGCACTCGATCTCTGCCGGTCTCGACTACCCGGGCGTCGGTCCCGAGCACGCGTGGCTCCACGACCTCGGCCGCGCCGAGTACCAGCCGGTGAGCGATGCGGAGGCGATGGATGCGTTCCTCGCGCTCACGCGCGCCGAGGGCATCATCCCGGCCATCGAGTCGGCGCACGCGATCGCGGGCGCGATGCGGCTCGCGAAGGAGTCGCCCGGCTCGACGCTGCTCGTCTCGCTCTCGGGGCGCGGCGACAAGGACGTCGCGACCGCGGGCCGCTGGTTCGGCCTGCTCGACGAGGACGCGGGGCAGGCATGA
- the trpA gene encoding tryptophan synthase subunit alpha produces MTRISTADAIRATGERALIGYLPVGFPDLATSVEAAVAIAEAGCTAIELGVPYSDPAMDGPVIQAATQAVLDRGFRLDELFDAIEAITARTSAPVLVMTYWNPVLRYGVDRFAERLAAAGGAGLITPDLTPENAAEWLAAAERHGLDRIFLAAPSSSDARLDAAISASRGFVYTVSTMGTTGARTDVDRAARALSERIAERAAATGGEALRCVGLGISTAEQVRDVLEYADGAIVGSALVRALDEGGVPAVRALAASLAEGTLAPTERKGATA; encoded by the coding sequence ATGACCCGGATCTCCACCGCCGACGCCATCCGCGCGACCGGCGAGCGCGCGCTCATCGGCTACCTGCCGGTCGGCTTCCCCGACCTCGCGACGAGCGTCGAGGCGGCCGTCGCCATCGCCGAGGCCGGCTGCACCGCGATCGAGCTCGGCGTGCCCTACTCCGATCCCGCGATGGACGGCCCCGTCATCCAGGCAGCGACGCAAGCCGTGCTCGACCGCGGCTTCCGGCTCGACGAGCTCTTCGATGCGATCGAGGCGATCACCGCGCGCACGAGCGCGCCCGTGCTCGTCATGACGTACTGGAACCCGGTGCTGCGCTACGGCGTCGACCGCTTCGCCGAGCGCCTCGCCGCCGCCGGCGGCGCGGGCCTCATCACGCCCGACCTCACGCCCGAGAACGCGGCGGAGTGGCTCGCGGCCGCCGAGCGGCACGGGCTCGACCGCATCTTCCTCGCGGCGCCCTCGTCGTCCGACGCGCGGCTCGACGCCGCGATCTCGGCCTCGCGCGGCTTCGTCTACACCGTCTCGACGATGGGCACGACCGGCGCCCGCACCGACGTCGACCGGGCAGCTCGAGCGCTCTCGGAGCGCATCGCCGAGCGCGCCGCGGCGACCGGCGGCGAGGCGCTGCGGTGCGTCGGCCTCGGCATCTCGACCGCTGAGCAGGTGCGGGACGTGCTCGAGTACGCCGACGGCGCGATCGTCGGCTCCGCGCTCGTCCGCGCGCTCGACGAGGGCGGCGTCCCCGCCGTGCGCGCGCTCGCCGCCTCGCTCGCCGAAGGTACACTCGCACCGACCGAACGAAAGGGCGCGACCGCGTGA
- a CDS encoding anthranilate synthase component I, producing the protein MTLGSTTREAFDALLPDHRIVPVVREVFLDAETPVGVYRRVAAGRPGSFLLESAEQGVWNRYSFVGVEAFGLLTADRGRVEWRSASLSAERLLGDDLERSGLDTIEHVLRRWATPRIEGLPRLTSGMIGHIGWEAVRELEHLPDAPERDVDVPAIAMALTATLVVLDHRTGAAHLVANVVNDGVEGPDALWLDAQSRLDALEAALARVEPGSVAAIDRDAEPAPSARVDAEAFRAMVERSKRHIVDGDVFQVVLSARFDLETSADPLEVYRVLRMLNPSPYLYLLALEDADGGSYAVVGSSPEALVTVHEGRATMHPIAGSRPRGADAAADRDLGDELLADPKERSEHVMLVDLARNDLAKVCVPGSVAVTELMAIERFSHIMHIVSTVEGRMRDDASALDAFRATFPAGTLSGAPKPRALEIIDELEPAQRGVYGGVVGWLDFAGDADLAIAIRTVTMRDGVAHVQSGAGLVADSDPESELQEVRSKAAAPLRAVAVASTMRGLGA; encoded by the coding sequence GTGACGCTCGGCTCCACGACCCGCGAGGCGTTCGACGCGCTCCTGCCCGACCACCGCATCGTGCCGGTCGTGCGCGAGGTCTTCCTCGACGCCGAGACGCCGGTCGGCGTCTACCGCCGCGTCGCCGCCGGCCGACCCGGGTCGTTCCTGCTCGAGTCGGCCGAGCAGGGCGTCTGGAACCGCTACTCGTTCGTCGGCGTCGAGGCGTTCGGCCTCCTCACCGCCGATCGCGGCCGCGTCGAGTGGCGCTCCGCGTCGCTGAGCGCCGAGCGGCTGCTCGGCGACGACCTGGAGCGCAGCGGCCTCGACACGATCGAGCACGTGCTGCGCCGCTGGGCGACACCCCGCATCGAGGGGCTCCCTCGCCTCACGAGCGGCATGATCGGCCACATCGGCTGGGAGGCCGTGCGCGAGCTCGAGCACCTCCCCGACGCTCCGGAGCGCGACGTCGACGTGCCCGCGATCGCGATGGCGCTCACGGCGACGCTCGTCGTGCTCGACCACCGCACCGGCGCCGCCCACCTCGTCGCGAACGTCGTCAACGACGGGGTGGAGGGGCCGGATGCGCTGTGGCTCGACGCGCAGTCCCGGCTCGACGCGCTCGAGGCCGCCCTCGCCCGCGTCGAGCCCGGCTCGGTCGCCGCGATCGACCGGGACGCCGAGCCGGCCCCGAGCGCGCGCGTCGACGCCGAGGCGTTCCGCGCGATGGTCGAGCGCTCGAAGCGCCACATCGTCGACGGCGACGTCTTCCAGGTGGTGCTCTCGGCGCGCTTCGACCTGGAGACCTCGGCCGACCCGCTCGAGGTCTACCGCGTGCTGCGCATGCTCAACCCCTCGCCCTACCTCTACCTGCTCGCGCTCGAGGACGCCGATGGCGGCTCGTACGCCGTCGTCGGATCGAGCCCCGAGGCCCTCGTGACCGTGCACGAGGGGCGCGCGACGATGCATCCGATCGCCGGCAGCCGCCCGCGCGGCGCCGACGCCGCCGCCGACCGCGACCTCGGCGACGAGCTGCTCGCCGACCCGAAGGAGCGCAGCGAGCACGTCATGCTCGTCGACCTCGCGCGCAACGACCTCGCGAAGGTGTGCGTGCCCGGCAGCGTCGCGGTCACCGAGCTCATGGCGATCGAGCGCTTCAGCCACATCATGCACATCGTCTCGACGGTCGAGGGGCGGATGCGCGACGACGCGAGCGCGCTCGACGCGTTCCGCGCGACCTTCCCCGCCGGCACGCTCTCGGGCGCACCGAAGCCGCGCGCGCTCGAGATCATCGACGAGCTCGAGCCCGCGCAGCGCGGCGTGTACGGCGGCGTGGTCGGCTGGCTCGACTTCGCGGGCGACGCCGACCTCGCGATCGCGATCCGCACGGTGACGATGCGCGACGGCGTCGCGCACGTGCAGTCGGGCGCCGGGCTCGTCGCCGACAGCGACCCGGAGAGCGAGCTCCAGGAGGTGCGGAGCAAGGCGGCCGCGCCGCTGCGCGCCGTGGCGGTCGCGAGCACGATGCGAGGGCTCGGCGCGTGA